Proteins encoded together in one Mastomys coucha isolate ucsf_1 unplaced genomic scaffold, UCSF_Mcou_1 pScaffold16, whole genome shotgun sequence window:
- the Vangl1 gene encoding vang-like protein 1 isoform X1 — protein MDTESTYSGYSYYSSHSKKSHRQGERTRERHKSPRNKDGRGSEKSVTIQAPAGEPLLANDSARTGTEEVQDDNWGETTTAITGTSEHSISQEDIARISKDMEDSVGLDCKRYLGLTVASFLGLLVFLTPIAFILLPQILWREELKPCGAICEGLLISVSFKLLILLIGTWALFFRKQRADVPRVFVFRALLLVLIFLFVVSYWLFYGVRILDSRDQNYKDIVQYAVSLVDALLFIHYLAIVLLELRQLQPMFTLQVVRSTDGESRFYSLGHLSIQRAALVVLENYYKDFTIYNPNLLTASKFRAAKHMAGLKVYNVDAALMAKLKLCVADGPSNNATGQSRAMIAAAARRRDSSHNELYYEEAEHERRVKKRRARLVVAVEEAFIHIQRLQAEEQQKSPGEVMDPREAAQAIFPSMARALQKYLRTTRQQHYHSMESILQHLAFCITNSMTPKAFLERYLSAGPTLQYDKDRWLSTQWRLISDEAVTNGLRDGIVFVLKCLDFSLVVNVKKIPFIVLSEEFIDPKSHKFVLRLQSETSV, from the exons ATGGATACCGAATCCACGTATTCTGGATATTCCTACTACTCAAGCCATTCAAAAAAGTCTCACAGGCAAGG ggaaagaacaagagaaagacacAAATCACCGAGGAATAAAGATGGCAGAGGGTCAGAAAAGTCTGTCACCATCCAGGCTCCCGCTGGAGAACCCCTGCTGGCAAATGACTCTGCCCGCACAGGCACAGAGGAAGTTCAG GATGACAACTGGGGAGAGACCACCACCGCCATCACAGGTACCTCAGAGCACAGTATATCCCAAGAGGACATTGCCAGGATTAGCAAGGACATGGAGGACAGTGTGGGGCTGGATTGCAAGCGCTACCTGGGCCTCACCGTTGCCTCGTTCCTTGGACTACTCGTCTTCCTTACCCCCATTGCCTTCATCCTGCTACCCCAGATCctgtggagggaggagctgaAACCCTGTGGCGCCATTTGTGAGGGACTTCTCATTTCTGTATCGTTCAAACTGCTTATCCTGCTCATCGGAACCTGGGCACTTTTCTTCCGCAAGCAAAGAGCAGATGTGCCGCGGGTGTTTGTGTTCCGAGCTCTGTTATTGGtccttatctttctttttgtggtttcTTATTGGCTTTTTTATGGGGTCCGCATTTTGGACTCTCGGGACCAAAATTACAAAGACATCGTGCAATACGCAGTCTCTCTTGTGGACGCTCTGCTTTTCATCCACTACCTTGCCATTGTCCTGCTGGAGCTGAGGCAGCTGCAACCCATGTTCACACTGCAGGTGGTCCGCTCCACCGATGGAGAGTCCCGCTTCTACAGCTTGGGACACTTGAG CATCCAGCGAGCAGCCTTGGTGGTTCTGGAAAATTACTACAAGGACTTCACCATCTACAACCCGAACCTCCTGACAGCATCCAAATTCCGAGCAGCCAAGCACATGGCTGGCCTGAAAGTCTACAATGTAGATG CTGCCCTTATGGCCAAACTGAAACTCTGTGTAGCAGATG GGCCCAGTAACAATGCCACTGGTCAGTCCCGAGCTATGATTGCCGCAGCAGCTCGGCGCAGGGACTCCAGCCACAACGAGTTGTATTATGAAGAGGCGGAACACGAACGGAGGGTGAAGAAGCGGAGAGCAAG ACTGGTAGTGGCTGTGGAAGAAGCCTTCATCCACATCCAGCGTCTCCAGGCTGAGGAGCAGCAGAAGTCACCTGGGGAGGTGATGGACCCCAGAGAGGCAGCCCAGGCCATCTTCCCCTCCATGGCCAGGGCGCTGCAGAAGTACCTGCGCACCACACGGCAGCAGCACTACCACAGCATGGAGAGCATCCTGCAGCACCTGGCCTTCTGCATCACCAACAGCATGACCCCCAAG GCTTTCCTGGAACGATACCTCAGTGCGGGCCCCACCTTGCAGTATGACAAGGATCGATGGCTCTCGACCCAGTGGAGACTTATTAGTGACGAGGCTGTGACGAACGGGTTACGGGATGGAATTGTTTTCGTCCTGAAATGCTTGGACTTCAGCCTTGTGGTCAATGTGAAGAAAATCCCGTTCATTGTACTCTCAGAAGAGTTCATAGACCCCAAATCTCACAAGTTTGTTCTTCGCTTACAGTCCGAGACATCGGTCTAA
- the Vangl1 gene encoding vang-like protein 1 isoform X2, whose amino-acid sequence MDTESTYSGYSYYSSHSKKSHRQGERTRERHKSPRNKDGRGSEKSVTIQAPAGEPLLANDSARTGTEEVQDDNWGETTTAITGTSEHSISQEDIARISKDMEDSVGLDCKRYLGLTVASFLGLLVFLTPIAFILLPQILWREELKPCGAICEGLLISVSFKLLILLIGTWALFFRKQRADVPRVFVFRALLLVLIFLFVVSYWLFYGVRILDSRDQNYKDIVQYAVSLVDALLFIHYLAIVLLELRQLQPMFTLQVVRSTDGESRFYSLGHLSIQRAALVVLENYYKDFTIYNPNLLTASKFRAAKHMAGLKVYNVDGPSNNATGQSRAMIAAAARRRDSSHNELYYEEAEHERRVKKRRARLVVAVEEAFIHIQRLQAEEQQKSPGEVMDPREAAQAIFPSMARALQKYLRTTRQQHYHSMESILQHLAFCITNSMTPKAFLERYLSAGPTLQYDKDRWLSTQWRLISDEAVTNGLRDGIVFVLKCLDFSLVVNVKKIPFIVLSEEFIDPKSHKFVLRLQSETSV is encoded by the exons ATGGATACCGAATCCACGTATTCTGGATATTCCTACTACTCAAGCCATTCAAAAAAGTCTCACAGGCAAGG ggaaagaacaagagaaagacacAAATCACCGAGGAATAAAGATGGCAGAGGGTCAGAAAAGTCTGTCACCATCCAGGCTCCCGCTGGAGAACCCCTGCTGGCAAATGACTCTGCCCGCACAGGCACAGAGGAAGTTCAG GATGACAACTGGGGAGAGACCACCACCGCCATCACAGGTACCTCAGAGCACAGTATATCCCAAGAGGACATTGCCAGGATTAGCAAGGACATGGAGGACAGTGTGGGGCTGGATTGCAAGCGCTACCTGGGCCTCACCGTTGCCTCGTTCCTTGGACTACTCGTCTTCCTTACCCCCATTGCCTTCATCCTGCTACCCCAGATCctgtggagggaggagctgaAACCCTGTGGCGCCATTTGTGAGGGACTTCTCATTTCTGTATCGTTCAAACTGCTTATCCTGCTCATCGGAACCTGGGCACTTTTCTTCCGCAAGCAAAGAGCAGATGTGCCGCGGGTGTTTGTGTTCCGAGCTCTGTTATTGGtccttatctttctttttgtggtttcTTATTGGCTTTTTTATGGGGTCCGCATTTTGGACTCTCGGGACCAAAATTACAAAGACATCGTGCAATACGCAGTCTCTCTTGTGGACGCTCTGCTTTTCATCCACTACCTTGCCATTGTCCTGCTGGAGCTGAGGCAGCTGCAACCCATGTTCACACTGCAGGTGGTCCGCTCCACCGATGGAGAGTCCCGCTTCTACAGCTTGGGACACTTGAG CATCCAGCGAGCAGCCTTGGTGGTTCTGGAAAATTACTACAAGGACTTCACCATCTACAACCCGAACCTCCTGACAGCATCCAAATTCCGAGCAGCCAAGCACATGGCTGGCCTGAAAGTCTACAATGTAGATG GGCCCAGTAACAATGCCACTGGTCAGTCCCGAGCTATGATTGCCGCAGCAGCTCGGCGCAGGGACTCCAGCCACAACGAGTTGTATTATGAAGAGGCGGAACACGAACGGAGGGTGAAGAAGCGGAGAGCAAG ACTGGTAGTGGCTGTGGAAGAAGCCTTCATCCACATCCAGCGTCTCCAGGCTGAGGAGCAGCAGAAGTCACCTGGGGAGGTGATGGACCCCAGAGAGGCAGCCCAGGCCATCTTCCCCTCCATGGCCAGGGCGCTGCAGAAGTACCTGCGCACCACACGGCAGCAGCACTACCACAGCATGGAGAGCATCCTGCAGCACCTGGCCTTCTGCATCACCAACAGCATGACCCCCAAG GCTTTCCTGGAACGATACCTCAGTGCGGGCCCCACCTTGCAGTATGACAAGGATCGATGGCTCTCGACCCAGTGGAGACTTATTAGTGACGAGGCTGTGACGAACGGGTTACGGGATGGAATTGTTTTCGTCCTGAAATGCTTGGACTTCAGCCTTGTGGTCAATGTGAAGAAAATCCCGTTCATTGTACTCTCAGAAGAGTTCATAGACCCCAAATCTCACAAGTTTGTTCTTCGCTTACAGTCCGAGACATCGGTCTAA